From a single Rosa rugosa chromosome 7, drRosRugo1.1, whole genome shotgun sequence genomic region:
- the LOC133723387 gene encoding uncharacterized protein LOC133723387 isoform X1: protein MATLPLFVFSLFLRWFLCSTTPTPTPTPTGKGIDLENPVLNVNPTPLSLSGHSPTAGSKDVLFCERVRVSGIPRSKIGSYANSFRITLSPSVVIPERLHSKIEVCFHRNDSLGLCQCRNDEWKTLEKGLWESVMSPYEEKYVDVKYIGNLLGSSTITVEEVSQQWRLWFLAVGFILLLLAPSISSWVHFYYSTSMVIGVFMVVIFLLFQGMKLLPFGRKNFFYLVTVYGSVLGAGSYLFHHFSVMVNSILVNFGISEDMHNLISKFLLVAIILMGAALGYWIGRKLFISKDGTVDVVVAQFAMWAIRFFGITFISQSTLDTPLAVGALVSCLVICKLITSVKWHGRMNQSNGASGSPLQQKGRHVTGRHSRPEFLSRSSALEAWNSTRGASAWSDSPVKGVVSPSFRTCDQQEYYSTFHKMRNRKKFTKKEWDDFTMESTRHALAEWAASPEFTDWVIEHADRIQLLPSDSSDETVGSESDSTDENVVGSTDRCGFLKW, encoded by the exons ATGGCTACCCTTCCTCTCttcgttttctctctctttctgagaTGGTTCTTATGTTCCACTACCCCTACCCCTACCCCTACCCCTACCGGGAAAG GTATTGATCTTGAAAATCCAGTACTAAATGTCAACCCAACACCGCTTTCTCTTTCTGGGCACTCGCCTACCGCTGGTTCTAAAGATGTGTTATTTTGTGAGCGGGTTCGAGTTTCTGGTATCCCTAGATCAAAAATTGGGAGTTATGCAAATTCCTTTCGGATTACTCTGTCTCCATCTGTCGTAATCCCAGAGAGGTTGCATAGCAAAATTGAGGTCTGTTTTCACCG TAATGATTCGCTTGGACTCTGTCAGTGtagaaatgatgagtggaaaaCTCTCGAGAAAGGGCTATGGGAATCTGTCATGTCCCCTTATGAGGAGAAATATGTTGATGTCAAGTACATTGGCAATTTACTTGGGTCTTCCACCATCACTGTTGAAGAAG TTTCTCAGCAATGGCGCCTTTGGTTTCTAGCAGTGGGATTCATTTTACTGTTGCTGGCACCAAGCATCAGTAGTTGGGTTCATTTTTATTATAGCACTTCAATGGTTATAGGAGTTTTTATGGTCGTTATATTCCTTCTCTTCCAg GGAATGAAATTGCTGCCATTTGGAAGAAAAAATTTCTTCTATCTTGTTACTGTATATGGATCAGTG CTTGGAGCTGGATCTTATCTTTTTCATCACTTCTCTGTCATGGTAAATTCAATTCTTGTAAATTTTGGGATTAGTGAAGACATGCACAATCTG ATCTCTAAATTTTTACTGGTGGCGATTATCCTTATGGGTGCTGCACTAGGTTACTGGATTGGGAGGAAGCTTTTCATCTCAAAGGATGGAACAGTAGATGTTGTTGTAGCCCAATTTGCTATGTGGGCAATCCGCTTTTTTGGAATCACGTTCATCTCGCAG agcACTCTCGATACTCCTTTGGCTGTTGGAGCGTTGGTTTCCTGCTTGGTTATCTGCAAACTTATCACTTCTGTGAAGTGGCATGGTAGAAT GAATCAGTCAAATGGTGCGAGTGGGAGTCCTTTACAGCAGAAAGGAAGACACGTCACAGGAAGACACAGTCGTCCAGAGTTCCTTAGCAGGTCCAGCGCACTAGAGGCATGGAACAGTACAAGGGGTGCATCTGCTTGGTCTGATTCTCCTGTTAAAG GTGTTGTGTCGCCATCTTTTAGGACATGTGATCAACAGGAGTACTATTCAACCTTCCACAAGATGCGAAACCGAAAGAAGTTCACAAAGAAAGAGTGGGATGATTTTACAATGGAATCAACACGGCATGCTCTAGCAGAATGGGCAGCATCTCCTGAATTCACCGATTGGGTTATCGAGCATGCCGACCGCATACAACTCCTTCCAAGCGATAGTTCAGATGAAACTGTGGGAAGTGAATCTGATTCTACTGATGAGAATGTCGTGGGGAGCACGGATAGGTGTGGTTTTCTCAAATGGTAG
- the LOC133723387 gene encoding uncharacterized protein LOC133723387 isoform X2 yields MATLPLFVFSLFLRWFLCSTTPTPTPTPTGKGIDLENPVLNVNPTPLSLSGHSPTAGSKDVLFCERVRVSGIPRSKIGSYANSFRITLSPSVVIPERLHSKIEVCFHRNDEWKTLEKGLWESVMSPYEEKYVDVKYIGNLLGSSTITVEEVSQQWRLWFLAVGFILLLLAPSISSWVHFYYSTSMVIGVFMVVIFLLFQGMKLLPFGRKNFFYLVTVYGSVLGAGSYLFHHFSVMVNSILVNFGISEDMHNLISKFLLVAIILMGAALGYWIGRKLFISKDGTVDVVVAQFAMWAIRFFGITFISQSTLDTPLAVGALVSCLVICKLITSVKWHGRMNQSNGASGSPLQQKGRHVTGRHSRPEFLSRSSALEAWNSTRGASAWSDSPVKGVVSPSFRTCDQQEYYSTFHKMRNRKKFTKKEWDDFTMESTRHALAEWAASPEFTDWVIEHADRIQLLPSDSSDETVGSESDSTDENVVGSTDRCGFLKW; encoded by the exons ATGGCTACCCTTCCTCTCttcgttttctctctctttctgagaTGGTTCTTATGTTCCACTACCCCTACCCCTACCCCTACCCCTACCGGGAAAG GTATTGATCTTGAAAATCCAGTACTAAATGTCAACCCAACACCGCTTTCTCTTTCTGGGCACTCGCCTACCGCTGGTTCTAAAGATGTGTTATTTTGTGAGCGGGTTCGAGTTTCTGGTATCCCTAGATCAAAAATTGGGAGTTATGCAAATTCCTTTCGGATTACTCTGTCTCCATCTGTCGTAATCCCAGAGAGGTTGCATAGCAAAATTGAGGTCTGTTTTCACCG aaatgatgagtggaaaaCTCTCGAGAAAGGGCTATGGGAATCTGTCATGTCCCCTTATGAGGAGAAATATGTTGATGTCAAGTACATTGGCAATTTACTTGGGTCTTCCACCATCACTGTTGAAGAAG TTTCTCAGCAATGGCGCCTTTGGTTTCTAGCAGTGGGATTCATTTTACTGTTGCTGGCACCAAGCATCAGTAGTTGGGTTCATTTTTATTATAGCACTTCAATGGTTATAGGAGTTTTTATGGTCGTTATATTCCTTCTCTTCCAg GGAATGAAATTGCTGCCATTTGGAAGAAAAAATTTCTTCTATCTTGTTACTGTATATGGATCAGTG CTTGGAGCTGGATCTTATCTTTTTCATCACTTCTCTGTCATGGTAAATTCAATTCTTGTAAATTTTGGGATTAGTGAAGACATGCACAATCTG ATCTCTAAATTTTTACTGGTGGCGATTATCCTTATGGGTGCTGCACTAGGTTACTGGATTGGGAGGAAGCTTTTCATCTCAAAGGATGGAACAGTAGATGTTGTTGTAGCCCAATTTGCTATGTGGGCAATCCGCTTTTTTGGAATCACGTTCATCTCGCAG agcACTCTCGATACTCCTTTGGCTGTTGGAGCGTTGGTTTCCTGCTTGGTTATCTGCAAACTTATCACTTCTGTGAAGTGGCATGGTAGAAT GAATCAGTCAAATGGTGCGAGTGGGAGTCCTTTACAGCAGAAAGGAAGACACGTCACAGGAAGACACAGTCGTCCAGAGTTCCTTAGCAGGTCCAGCGCACTAGAGGCATGGAACAGTACAAGGGGTGCATCTGCTTGGTCTGATTCTCCTGTTAAAG GTGTTGTGTCGCCATCTTTTAGGACATGTGATCAACAGGAGTACTATTCAACCTTCCACAAGATGCGAAACCGAAAGAAGTTCACAAAGAAAGAGTGGGATGATTTTACAATGGAATCAACACGGCATGCTCTAGCAGAATGGGCAGCATCTCCTGAATTCACCGATTGGGTTATCGAGCATGCCGACCGCATACAACTCCTTCCAAGCGATAGTTCAGATGAAACTGTGGGAAGTGAATCTGATTCTACTGATGAGAATGTCGTGGGGAGCACGGATAGGTGTGGTTTTCTCAAATGGTAG